In Rissa tridactyla isolate bRisTri1 chromosome 8, bRisTri1.patW.cur.20221130, whole genome shotgun sequence, one genomic interval encodes:
- the FUBP1 gene encoding far upstream element-binding protein 1 isoform X7, with the protein MADYSTVPPPASGAPGGGGGGGGGVNDAFKDALQRARQIAAKIGGDAGTSMNSNDYGYGGQKRPLEDGDGSWTSPSSTTHWEGMPSPFKDQPDAKKVAPQNDSFGNQLPPMHQQQRSVMTEEYKVPDGMVGFIIGRGGEQISRIQQESGCKIQIAPDSGGLPERSCMLTGTPESVQSAKRLLDQIVEKGRPAPGFHHGDGPGNAVQEIMIPASKAGLVIGKGGETIKQLQERAGVKMVMIQDGPQNTGADKPLRITGDPYKVQQAKEMVLELIRDQGGFREVRNEYGSRIGGNEGIDVPIPRFAVGIVIGRNGEMIKKIQNDAGVRIQFKPDDGTTPDRIAQITGPPDRCQHAAEIITDLLRSVQAGNPGGPGPGGRGRGRGQGNWNMGPPGGLQEFNFIVPTGKTGLIIGKGGETIKSISQQSGARIELQRNPPPNADPNMKMFTIRGTPQQIDYARQLIEEKIGGPVNPLGPPVPHGPHGVVPGPHGPPGPPGPGAPMGPYNPAPYNPGPPGPAPHGPPAPYAPQGWGNAYPHWQPPNPPDPGKPGTDPNSAAWAAYYAHYYQQQAQPPPAAPPGGPATTQTNGQGDQPNPAPAGQVDYTKAWEEYYKKMGQAVPAPAGAPPGGQPDYSAAWAEYYRQQAAYYAQTSPQGMPQHPPAPQGQ; encoded by the exons ATGGCGGACTATTCCACGGTGCCCCCTCCTGCTTCGGGCGCGCctgggggaggcggcggtggagGTGGAGGAGTGAACGATGCCTTTAAAGACGCGCTGCAGAGGGCTaggcag ATTGCAGCAAAAATCGGGGGAGATGCTGGCACATCAATGAATTCAAACGACTACGGTTATGGAGGACAAAAAAGACCTCTTGAGGATGGAG ATGGCTCTTGGACAAGTCCGAGCAGTACAACACACTGGGAGGGAATGCCCTCTCCTTTTAAAG ATCAACCAGATGCTAAGAAAGTTGCTCCTCAGAATGAct CTTTTGGAAATCAGCTACCACCGATGCATCAACAGCAAAG GTCTGTGATGACAGAGGAGTACAAAGTTCCAGATGGGATGGTTGGATTCA tAATTGGCAGAGGTGGAGAGCAGATCTCACGTATACAGCAAGAGTCTGGCTGTAAAATACAGATTGCACCTG ATAGTGGAGGCCTGCCTGAAAGATCATGTATGCTAACTGGAACACCAGAGTCTGTTCA ATCAGCAAAAAGATTACTTGATCAGATAGTTGAAAAGGGGAGACCCGCACCTGGCTTTCATCATGGCGATGGACCTGGAAATGCAGTCCAAGAAATTATGATTCCAGCAAGTAAAGCAGGATTAGTTATTGGAAAAGGTGGAGAGACAATTAAACAATTACAG GAGCGAGCAGGTGTCAAAATGGTCATGATTCAAGATGGTCCACAGAACACTGGTGCAGACAAGCCCCTTAGGATAACTGGAGACCCTTATAAAGTTCAA cAAGCCAAGGAAATGGTGCTGGAGTTAATTCGTGATCAAGGTGGCTTTAGAGAGGTGCGCAACGAATATGGGTCAAGAATAGGAGGAAATGAAGGGATAGAC gTCCCAATACCACGATTTGCTGTAGGTATTGTAATTGGAAGAAATGGAGAGATGATAAAAAAGATTCAGAATGATGCTGGTGTTAGGATCCAATTTAAGCCAG ATGATGGAACAACTCCAGATAGAATAGCCCAAATCACAGGGCCTCCTGACAGATGTCAGCATGCTGCAGAAATTATTACAGATCTCCTTCGAAGTGTTCAG GCTGGTAACCCTGGTGGACCAGGACCTGGTGGTCGAGGAAGGGGTAGAGGCCAAGGCAACTGGAACATGGGGCCTCCTGGTGGATTACAGGAATTCAATTTTATTGTTCCCACTGGCAAAACTGGATTAATCATTGGCAAAG GTGGTGAGACTATTAAAAGCATAAGCCAGCAGTCTGGTGCTAGAATAGAACTTCAAAGAAATCCTCCACCTAACGCGGATCCAAACATGAAGATGTTTACTATCCGTGGAACACCTCAGCAAATAGATTATGCACGACAACTTATAGAAGAAAAGATTGGA GGTCCAGTAAATCCATTGGGCCCACCTGTTCCCCATGGACCCCATGGTGTTGTTCCTGGCCCACACGGACCTCCTGGGCCACCAGGTCCTGGTGCTCCCATGGGACCATATAACCCAGCTCCTTACAATCCAGGGCCTCCTGGCCCAGCACCTCA TGGTCCTCCAGCTCCGTATGCTCCACAAGGATGGGGAAATGCTTACCCGCATTGGCAGCCACCAAATCCACCAGATCCAG GTAAGCCAGGAACAGATCCCAATTCAGCAGCGTGGGCAGCTTATTATGCTCACTACTATCAGCAGCAAGCACAGCCACCACCTGCAGCCCCTCCTGGTGGACCAGCTACAACCCAAACTAATGGACAAG GAGATCAGCCAAATCCAGCACCAGCAGGGCAAGTTGATTATACCAAGGCCTGGGAGGAGTACTACAAAAAAATGG GTCAAGCAGTTCCTGCCCCTGCTGGGGCCCCGCCAGGTGGTCAGCCGGATTACAGCGCAGCATGGGCTGAGTACTACAGGCAACAGGCAGCATATTACGCCCAGACAAGTCCACAGGGAATGCCACAACATCCTCCTGCACCACAG GGCCAATAA